A genome region from Micromonospora inyonensis includes the following:
- a CDS encoding polyamine aminopropyltransferase, which translates to MSTGAPERPRWRLARSAVLVAVFVCAACGLVYELALVALGSYLIGDTVGQASIVLGVMVFAMGVGALAAKPLQSRAAAAFALVELLLALLGGLSVLGLYAAFAWLDLYGPALVGTAFVLGLLIGAEIPLLMVLLQRIREQSAGSAVADLFAADYVGALLGGLAFPFLLLPVFGQLKGALVVGAVNAVAGVALVVTVFRRELSRRAHVTITVGSVVVALCLSYAWITARDFEVTARQQLYRDPVVHAERSRYQEIVLTRSVAEVDRQATDLRLFLNGDLQFSSVDEYRYHEALVHPALRGPRGEVLVLGAGDGLAVRELLRYPDVRRVTVVDLDPAVVALARSEAQLRQLNGDAFADPRVRVVHADAFGWLRTVGERFDVVVADLPDPDETATAKLYTVEFYSLVRSALADSGRLVVQSGSPYFAPRSYWSIEASVRAAGFATRPYHVDVPSFGDWGFVLAAPGPTPPPLELPADAPSLRFLDTGTLAAAGTFPADRRRVDVPASTLLEPKVLKYARAEWRGY; encoded by the coding sequence GCGGTCTTCGTCTGCGCGGCCTGCGGCCTGGTCTACGAGCTGGCCCTGGTCGCGCTCGGCAGTTACCTGATCGGCGACACGGTCGGTCAGGCGTCGATCGTGCTCGGTGTGATGGTCTTCGCGATGGGTGTCGGCGCGCTCGCCGCGAAGCCGCTCCAGTCCCGGGCCGCCGCCGCGTTCGCCCTGGTCGAGCTGCTGCTGGCGCTGCTCGGCGGGCTTTCGGTGCTCGGCCTCTACGCGGCCTTCGCCTGGCTGGACCTCTACGGGCCGGCCCTGGTCGGCACAGCGTTCGTGCTCGGGCTGCTGATCGGCGCGGAGATCCCGCTGCTGATGGTGCTGCTGCAACGGATCCGGGAGCAGTCCGCCGGCAGCGCGGTGGCCGACCTGTTCGCCGCCGACTACGTCGGCGCGCTGCTCGGCGGGCTCGCCTTCCCGTTCCTGCTGCTCCCGGTCTTCGGGCAGCTCAAGGGGGCGCTGGTGGTCGGCGCGGTGAACGCCGTCGCCGGGGTGGCCCTGGTGGTCACGGTGTTCCGGCGGGAGCTGAGCCGCCGGGCGCACGTCACGATCACCGTCGGGTCCGTCGTGGTCGCGCTCTGCCTCTCGTACGCCTGGATCACCGCCCGGGACTTCGAGGTGACCGCCCGACAGCAGCTCTACCGGGATCCGGTGGTGCACGCCGAGCGCAGCCGCTACCAGGAGATCGTGCTGACCCGGTCGGTGGCCGAGGTGGACCGGCAGGCCACCGACCTGCGGCTCTTCCTCAACGGCGATCTCCAGTTCAGCTCGGTTGACGAGTACCGCTACCACGAGGCGCTGGTGCATCCGGCGCTGCGCGGCCCGCGCGGCGAGGTGCTGGTGCTCGGGGCCGGGGACGGGCTGGCCGTCCGGGAGCTGCTGCGCTACCCGGACGTGCGCCGGGTGACCGTGGTCGACCTCGACCCGGCCGTGGTGGCGCTGGCCCGGAGCGAGGCGCAGCTGCGCCAGCTCAACGGAGACGCCTTCGCCGACCCCCGGGTACGCGTGGTGCACGCCGACGCGTTCGGCTGGCTGCGCACCGTCGGGGAACGATTCGACGTGGTGGTGGCGGACCTGCCCGACCCGGACGAGACGGCCACCGCGAAGCTCTACACCGTCGAGTTCTACTCGTTGGTCCGCTCGGCGCTCGCCGACTCGGGGCGGTTGGTGGTGCAGTCCGGTTCGCCGTACTTCGCACCCCGGTCGTACTGGTCGATCGAGGCATCGGTACGGGCGGCCGGCTTCGCCACCCGGCCGTACCACGTGGACGTACCGTCGTTCGGCGACTGGGGGTTCGTGCTGGCCGCCCCCGGCCCCACCCCGCCCCCGCTGGAACTGCCCGCCGACGCGCCGTCGCTGCGGTTCCTGGACACCGGCACGCTGGCCGCGGCCGGGACGTTCCCCGCCGACCGGCGTCGGGTCGACGTGCCCGCCTCCACCCTGCTCGAACCGAAGGTGCTGAAGTACGCCCGCGCGGAGTGGCGCGGCTACTGA